A DNA window from Acidimicrobiales bacterium contains the following coding sequences:
- the lipA gene encoding lipoyl synthase, whose protein sequence is MGVLRQRWLGRVGYLEALDLQDALYRGTADHLLLLEHPPVYTLGASGDPAHVLVDPAAVGAEMHRASRGGDVTYHGPGQLVGYPILTVPGRRGGGMADTVVYVRSVEQLIIDTLNELGLADVGRVERYPGVWVEPQGHQPRKIAAIGVRLSRGRSMHGFALNVDPDLSMFDHIVPCGIEEFGVTSLAAEGCHVDMADVVEVVFDISQRIWGVDGVDRAAVTERVATSDIAPFTRGLGAGQLVSPDRHMQPAGSATQVEGLTIGKRGPGGRMSKRLAQAGVEGGLAIDTRKPDWLKARANMGAQYRDLKRTMRSFELSTVCEEASCPNIFECWGEGTATFLINGERCTRACGFCHVDTRRPEPLDEDEPRRVAEAVAAMGLGHVVITAVARDDLADGGASGFARSIEAIRQKVPSAAVEVLISDCRGDAEALDVIFEARPDVMNHNLETVARLQRAVRPSAGYARSLGVLARAKSAGLVTKSGLIVGMGESTQEVESALADLAAIGCDIVTIGQYLRPTTNHLPVHRWVEPAEFQLYRELGAKLGIGHVEASPLTRSSYHAGSAARSVSA, encoded by the coding sequence ATGGGCGTTCTCAGGCAGCGTTGGTTGGGCCGGGTTGGCTACCTCGAAGCCCTCGACCTCCAGGACGCGCTCTATCGCGGCACGGCCGACCACCTGCTGCTGCTCGAACACCCTCCCGTCTACACGCTCGGTGCCTCTGGCGACCCGGCGCATGTCTTGGTCGACCCTGCCGCGGTCGGTGCCGAGATGCACCGCGCCAGCCGCGGAGGCGACGTCACCTATCACGGTCCGGGACAACTGGTTGGCTATCCGATACTGACGGTGCCCGGTAGGCGTGGCGGCGGGATGGCAGACACCGTCGTCTATGTCCGTAGCGTCGAGCAGTTGATCATCGACACACTCAACGAACTGGGACTAGCCGATGTCGGGCGAGTCGAGCGTTATCCCGGAGTGTGGGTCGAGCCCCAGGGCCACCAGCCTCGCAAGATCGCTGCCATCGGCGTGAGATTGTCGAGGGGCCGGTCAATGCACGGCTTCGCCCTGAACGTCGACCCCGATCTGTCGATGTTCGACCACATCGTTCCGTGCGGCATCGAAGAATTCGGCGTCACATCGTTGGCCGCCGAGGGCTGCCATGTCGACATGGCTGACGTGGTCGAGGTGGTGTTCGACATATCGCAACGGATATGGGGTGTCGACGGTGTCGACCGGGCTGCGGTCACCGAGCGGGTGGCCACATCGGACATAGCTCCGTTCACCAGAGGTCTCGGGGCAGGCCAGTTGGTCTCGCCCGACCGGCACATGCAACCCGCTGGCTCTGCGACACAGGTCGAGGGGCTGACGATCGGCAAGCGCGGTCCAGGCGGTCGCATGTCGAAACGTTTGGCCCAAGCCGGCGTCGAGGGCGGTCTGGCCATCGACACCCGCAAGCCCGACTGGCTGAAGGCCAGGGCAAACATGGGCGCACAGTACCGAGACCTCAAGCGCACGATGCGGTCGTTCGAGCTCAGCACGGTGTGTGAAGAAGCCTCGTGTCCCAACATCTTCGAATGCTGGGGTGAGGGCACGGCGACGTTCCTCATCAACGGAGAGCGCTGCACCCGCGCTTGTGGGTTCTGCCATGTCGACACCAGGCGCCCGGAACCCCTCGACGAGGACGAGCCCCGTCGGGTCGCTGAGGCCGTGGCTGCGATGGGGCTGGGCCACGTGGTGATAACCGCCGTGGCCCGCGACGACCTGGCCGACGGCGGTGCGTCTGGTTTTGCCCGCTCCATAGAGGCGATCCGCCAGAAGGTTCCCAGCGCTGCCGTGGAAGTGCTCATCAGCGATTGCAGGGGTGACGCCGAGGCTCTGGACGTGATCTTCGAGGCCCGTCCCGACGTGATGAACCACAACCTCGAGACCGTCGCCCGGCTGCAGAGGGCGGTACGGCCATCGGCCGGCTATGCCAGAAGCCTGGGGGTTTTGGCCCGTGCCAAGAGCGCCGGGCTGGTCACAAAGTCGGGTCTCATCGTCGGCATGGGCGAGAGCACCCAGGAGGTCGAATCGGCCCTGGCCGATCTGGCCGCCATCGGATGCGACATCGTCACCATCGGCCAATACCTGAGGCCTACGACCAACCACCTTCCGGTGCACCGCTGGGTCGAGCCCGCCGAGTTCCAGCTCTATCGCGAGCTCGGGGCGAAGCTGGGCATTGGCCACGTCGAGGCCAGCCCGCTGACACGCTCGAGTTATCACGCCGGCTCGGCTGCGCGCTCGGTCTCCGCCTGA
- a CDS encoding dihydrolipoamide acetyltransferase family protein has protein sequence MANVEMPQLGETVTEGTITRWFKQIGDSVAVDEVLFEVSTDKVDSEVPSPAAGVLTEILGPEGETVEVGAVLAVIGDGAAQPAAAPESASVEPEPEPEPAQQPDPEPASQPAPEPAPQPQPAAPAAPAPAAQPSAASDDDDNRLLSPVVRRLIRENNLDAAAIQGTGVGGRITRKDVLDAIDAGASSAREAQPAPAPQPAPAPQPAPAPQPAAQPQPAPAPAPQPQPAPAPAPAQSTAVGTRSEFVAFNNIRRRTGEHMVHSKAIAPHALTVMEVDYEGVSQVRSVHKAAFKEAEGFSLTFLPFIVRAVVDALGDWPYMNASVEGEGLRVHRDVNIGIAVDLEGEGLIVPVIRNADGMRLKAIARSINDLADRARSKALGVDDITGGTFTLSNNGSFGTYTTAAIINQPQVAVLSTDGIARRPVVVSDRFGSESIAIHSVGHLAMSWDHRAFDGSYAAGFLRQVKQTLETRDWATEL, from the coding sequence ATGGCAAACGTCGAGATGCCCCAGCTTGGTGAAACCGTCACCGAAGGAACAATCACCCGTTGGTTCAAGCAGATCGGTGATTCGGTCGCCGTCGATGAGGTCTTGTTCGAGGTGTCGACAGACAAGGTGGACTCCGAGGTTCCCTCGCCTGCGGCCGGTGTCCTGACCGAGATTCTCGGTCCCGAGGGCGAGACCGTCGAGGTCGGCGCCGTGCTTGCCGTCATCGGCGATGGCGCAGCGCAACCTGCGGCCGCACCCGAGTCGGCCTCGGTCGAGCCCGAGCCCGAACCCGAGCCCGCTCAGCAGCCAGATCCAGAGCCCGCTTCGCAACCGGCGCCCGAGCCGGCCCCCCAGCCCCAGCCGGCGGCACCGGCAGCTCCTGCCCCCGCCGCCCAGCCGTCGGCTGCGTCCGATGACGACGACAATCGGCTCCTCTCGCCCGTGGTCCGCAGGCTCATCCGTGAGAACAACCTCGATGCGGCGGCCATCCAGGGCACCGGCGTTGGCGGGCGAATTACGCGCAAGGACGTGCTCGACGCCATAGACGCCGGCGCATCGTCGGCCCGCGAGGCCCAGCCCGCCCCGGCACCCCAGCCCGCCCCGGCACCCCAGCCCGCCCCAGCACCCCAGCCCGCGGCCCAGCCGCAGCCTGCACCGGCACCTGCGCCCCAGCCGCAGCCTGCACCTGCGCCTGCTCCTGCGCAGTCGACGGCCGTCGGAACGCGCAGCGAGTTCGTGGCGTTCAACAACATCAGGCGCCGCACCGGCGAACACATGGTTCATTCGAAGGCCATCGCCCCCCACGCCCTGACGGTGATGGAGGTCGACTACGAGGGCGTCAGCCAGGTCCGGTCGGTCCACAAGGCTGCCTTCAAGGAGGCCGAGGGCTTCAGCCTCACCTTCCTGCCGTTCATCGTTCGTGCGGTTGTCGATGCTCTGGGCGACTGGCCGTATATGAACGCGTCGGTCGAGGGAGAGGGCCTTCGGGTTCACCGCGACGTCAACATCGGCATCGCCGTCGACCTCGAAGGGGAGGGCTTGATCGTTCCGGTGATCCGCAACGCCGATGGCATGCGCCTCAAGGCGATCGCCCGCTCGATCAACGACCTCGCCGATCGCGCCCGCTCCAAGGCGCTCGGCGTCGACGACATCACCGGCGGCACCTTCACTCTTTCGAACAACGGCTCGTTCGGCACTTACACCACAGCGGCCATCATCAACCAGCCACAGGTCGCAGTGCTGTCCACCGACGGCATCGCCCGCCGCCCCGTGGTCGTCAGCGACCGGTTCGGGTCCGAGTCGATAGCCATCCACTCCGTGGGCCACCTCGCCATGTCGTGGGACCACCGCGCCTTCGACGGCAGCTACGCCGCCGGGTTCTTGCGGCAGGTCAAGCAAACACTCGAAACCCGTGACTGGGCGACCGAGCTGTAG
- the lpdA gene encoding dihydrolipoyl dehydrogenase yields the protein MATEQNFDIVVIGGGPAGYAAALYAGSAGLSVALVERDKVGGTCLHRGCIPAKELLETAAVARTVREAHEFGVLASENGLDFSVTQTRKQAIIDQLTAGVEGLLKRRKAVVFEGTGKLGAGRTVLVEGSDGSTTTITGERVLLCAGSVPRTLPGFEVDGTRVMTSDEVLSMPKIPATAVVIGGGAIGCEFASMMADLGADVTILEGLDQIVPGVDTDISKLLSRSFAKRGIEVKTGVKVTGHTPTDTGTVVHIDGADDLEVEAVVVSIGRRPYADLLGLADTAVEVDERGFIKVDELCRTGEPGVYALGDLIATPALAHVGFAEAIMVVQDILGEDPMPIDYGKVPWAIYCHPEVAFAGMTEEQARSAGYDVLVSKHRFTGNGRAMIVNETDGMVKIIAEKSSDGTGGRILGVHMMGPWVTEQLGQGYLAVNWEATVDEVAQFIQPHPTMSELFGESVLAMTGRSLHG from the coding sequence ATGGCAACAGAACAAAACTTCGACATAGTCGTCATCGGCGGCGGTCCCGCTGGTTACGCGGCCGCTCTCTACGCAGGGTCGGCCGGGCTGTCGGTGGCCCTGGTCGAGCGAGACAAGGTCGGCGGAACCTGCTTGCACCGCGGCTGTATCCCGGCCAAGGAACTGCTCGAGACGGCCGCGGTCGCTCGCACCGTGCGCGAGGCCCACGAGTTCGGCGTGCTGGCGTCTGAGAACGGGCTCGACTTCTCGGTCACCCAGACCCGCAAGCAGGCCATCATCGACCAGCTCACCGCTGGGGTCGAGGGTCTGCTCAAGCGTCGCAAGGCTGTGGTGTTCGAGGGCACGGGCAAGCTGGGGGCGGGGCGAACGGTCTTGGTTGAGGGTTCCGACGGTTCCACCACCACCATCACGGGCGAGCGGGTGTTGCTGTGCGCCGGGTCGGTGCCCAGAACCCTGCCAGGGTTCGAAGTCGACGGAACCCGCGTGATGACTTCGGACGAGGTCCTCTCCATGCCAAAGATTCCGGCGACGGCTGTTGTCATCGGCGGTGGGGCGATCGGATGTGAGTTCGCGTCGATGATGGCCGACCTCGGCGCCGACGTCACCATCCTCGAGGGGCTCGATCAGATCGTGCCAGGCGTCGATACCGACATCTCCAAGCTGCTGAGCCGCTCGTTCGCCAAGCGCGGCATCGAGGTCAAGACGGGTGTCAAGGTCACCGGGCACACACCGACAGACACCGGCACCGTTGTTCACATCGATGGCGCCGACGACCTCGAGGTCGAGGCTGTGGTGGTGTCGATCGGCCGACGTCCCTACGCCGACCTGTTGGGTCTTGCCGACACAGCGGTCGAGGTCGACGAGCGCGGGTTCATAAAGGTCGACGAGTTGTGCCGCACCGGCGAGCCGGGCGTCTACGCGCTGGGGGATCTCATCGCTACGCCGGCATTGGCTCACGTGGGGTTCGCGGAGGCCATCATGGTGGTCCAGGACATCCTCGGTGAAGACCCGATGCCCATCGACTACGGCAAGGTTCCCTGGGCGATCTATTGCCACCCCGAGGTCGCGTTCGCAGGTATGACCGAAGAACAGGCCCGGTCGGCGGGATACGACGTGCTGGTTTCCAAACACCGGTTCACGGGTAATGGTCGAGCCATGATCGTCAACGAGACCGATGGCATGGTCAAGATCATCGCCGAGAAGTCATCCGACGGCACCGGTGGCCGCATTCTGGGTGTCCACATGATGGGGCCGTGGGTCACCGAGCAACTCGGTCAGGGCTACCTGGCGGTCAACTGGGAAGCCACTGTCGACGAGGTCGCCCAATTCATCCAGCCCCACCCGACCATGTCCGAACTGTTCGGCGAGAGCGTTCTGGCAATGACCGGCCGCAGCCTCCATGGCTGA
- a CDS encoding SRPBCC family protein codes for MGERQVSVERVIAASAAEIFDILRTPARHSDFDGSGTVQSSRGPETKLEMGSTFSMSMKMGVPYFIKSKVVEFEQDRLIAWAHFGKHRWRYELEPVDGGTLVRETFDWSTAMWPKGIELLGYPEKHPANMEATLERLAALVESA; via the coding sequence ATGGGTGAACGACAAGTTTCGGTTGAACGAGTCATCGCGGCTTCCGCGGCCGAGATTTTCGACATCTTGCGAACGCCGGCCCGCCACAGCGACTTCGATGGGTCCGGCACGGTGCAATCGTCACGTGGGCCCGAGACCAAGCTCGAGATGGGCTCGACGTTCAGCATGAGCATGAAGATGGGCGTTCCCTACTTCATCAAGAGCAAGGTCGTCGAGTTCGAACAGGACCGGCTGATCGCCTGGGCCCACTTCGGCAAGCATCGCTGGCGCTACGAACTAGAACCCGTCGACGGAGGCACTTTGGTGCGCGAGACCTTCGACTGGTCCACGGCCATGTGGCCCAAGGGGATCGAGCTTCTTGGCTACCCCGAGAAGCACCCCGCGAACATGGAAGCAACGCTCGAGCGCCTCGCGGCGCTGGTCGAGTCTGCCTAG
- a CDS encoding ribonuclease H, whose product MTTRAYTDGACSGNPGPGGWAFVVDDGPWASGAEAMTTNQRMEITAAFEAVRRVSGPLEIVSDSTYVVNCFVQRWWEGWLKRGWKNSNRQPVANRDLWEPFIDLVNRRGDVKFVWVKGHNGDRMNEAADRLATDASAHQRGRSGVRFDESVLSGAADDAHVQPEIGDGPVVVVTGHRPTELGGWDLANPVADSLRRQLAEILRAKKQVDPQVSVATGLGLGAEMLAAEAALMANVPYTAVIAFEGIDERWPPATRRRFGQLLESAARVEIVGDVPVGKDAFAAAMRKRDEWLARNGTEAIMIWNRHDPILGRAHDRFDRAFEGGVWVIEPPTDG is encoded by the coding sequence GTGACGACCAGGGCCTACACAGACGGAGCGTGTTCGGGCAACCCCGGTCCGGGTGGTTGGGCGTTCGTCGTCGACGACGGGCCCTGGGCCAGCGGCGCCGAGGCGATGACCACCAACCAGCGAATGGAGATCACGGCTGCGTTCGAGGCGGTGCGGCGGGTGTCTGGCCCACTGGAGATCGTCAGCGACTCGACCTATGTCGTCAACTGCTTCGTTCAGCGCTGGTGGGAGGGTTGGCTGAAGCGGGGGTGGAAGAACTCCAACCGCCAGCCAGTCGCCAACCGCGACCTGTGGGAACCCTTCATCGACCTGGTCAACCGTCGCGGCGACGTCAAGTTCGTCTGGGTCAAGGGACACAACGGCGACCGCATGAACGAGGCGGCCGACAGGCTGGCAACCGATGCCTCCGCGCACCAGAGGGGCCGGTCTGGTGTGCGCTTCGACGAGTCGGTTCTGAGCGGGGCAGCAGACGATGCCCATGTCCAGCCCGAGATCGGCGACGGGCCCGTGGTGGTGGTCACGGGCCATCGCCCGACCGAGCTGGGTGGCTGGGACCTGGCCAACCCGGTGGCCGATTCGCTGCGGCGTCAGTTGGCCGAGATCCTCAGAGCAAAAAAGCAGGTCGATCCCCAGGTCAGCGTCGCCACCGGCCTGGGGCTGGGGGCAGAGATGCTTGCGGCCGAGGCCGCGCTGATGGCAAACGTGCCATACACCGCCGTGATCGCTTTCGAAGGAATCGACGAGAGATGGCCGCCGGCGACCCGCCGACGCTTTGGTCAGTTGCTCGAATCGGCGGCAAGGGTCGAGATCGTCGGCGACGTACCCGTGGGCAAGGATGCCTTCGCGGCCGCAATGCGCAAACGCGACGAGTGGCTCGCCCGAAATGGCACCGAAGCGATCATGATCTGGAACCGTCACGACCCGATTCTGGGTCGCGCACACGATCGGTTCGACCGCGCCTTCGAAGGCGGCGTGTGGGTGATCGAGCCCCCGACAGACGGCTAG
- the aceE gene encoding pyruvate dehydrogenase (acetyl-transferring), homodimeric type has protein sequence MYEGFSQQLPDIDPLETDEWEQSFSAVVEEHGRNRASFILRRLLDKASHLGVDFPATINTPYINTIPPELEPWFPGDEPLEKRIRSLIRWNAVAMVTTANKHADGIGGHLSTFASSASLYDVGFNHFFRGKEDGHPGDHIYIQGHAAPGIYARAFLEGRLSEEDLDHFRREIGRTGLSSYPHPRLMPEFWEYPTVSMGLGPINAIYQARFNRYLHHRRIDDTSESRVWAFLGDGEVDEPETLGALSLAARERLDNLVFVINCNLQRLDGPVRGNGKIIQELEAVFRGAGWNVVKLIHGTGWDELFARDVDGVLVNKMNSTVDGEFQRYSVESGAYIREHFFGPDPRLRKMVEHLSDDDLRLLPRGGHDYRKLYAAYKAAVDHVGSPTVILAKTVKGWTLGPDLEGRNATHQIKKLNRDQLEIIRQRLNVVDLVPEDFDEYDPPYCMPPEDSPEIQYLKARRKALDGPLPSRDGHWRRRALPLPSDGPFDEMAAGSGKMEVSTTMAFTRLLRALLRENGFGERVVPIIPDEARTFGMDSLFREVGIYASQGQKYEPVDHDLLLSYTEKRTGQILEEGITEAGSMASFTAAATSYATRGVPMVPFYIFYSMFGFQRVGDLIWAAADSRARGFLIGATAGRTTLHGEGLQHQDGHSLLLASTVPPCQAYDPAFAYELGAIVKDGLRRMYEANEDVFYYVTAYNENYLQPPAPEGLDVDGLLRGMYRFAAAPDGREAEATIVFSGSSHSAAREAGEILLERYGIAVDLYSATSYKALREDAISAERHNRLHPHAEPRTPYVTQLLSSGSGPVVAVSDFMRSVPEQVSRWSPRDWTTLGTDGFGRSDTREALRRHFEIDTPHVVVAVLDRLAATGRVDKGTVAQAIEEYGLDPDLADPWSYLAH, from the coding sequence ATGTACGAGGGTTTCTCCCAGCAACTTCCCGACATCGACCCCCTTGAGACCGACGAGTGGGAGCAATCCTTCTCCGCAGTGGTCGAAGAACACGGCCGCAATAGAGCTTCGTTCATACTGCGGCGCCTGCTCGACAAGGCCTCTCACCTGGGCGTCGACTTCCCGGCCACCATCAACACCCCGTACATCAACACCATCCCACCCGAACTCGAACCGTGGTTCCCTGGCGACGAGCCGCTCGAGAAGCGCATCCGCTCGCTGATTCGCTGGAACGCGGTGGCCATGGTCACCACCGCCAACAAGCACGCCGACGGCATCGGTGGCCACCTGTCGACCTTCGCCTCGTCGGCGTCGCTGTACGACGTGGGGTTCAACCACTTCTTCCGCGGCAAGGAAGACGGCCACCCCGGCGATCACATCTACATCCAGGGACACGCCGCGCCGGGTATCTACGCCAGGGCCTTCCTCGAGGGTCGTCTCAGCGAGGAAGACCTCGACCACTTCAGGCGCGAGATCGGCCGCACCGGCCTGTCGAGCTACCCCCACCCGCGGCTGATGCCCGAGTTCTGGGAATACCCCACCGTCTCGATGGGCCTCGGCCCCATCAACGCGATCTACCAGGCCAGGTTCAACCGCTACCTCCACCACCGCCGCATAGACGACACCTCAGAGTCTCGCGTATGGGCGTTCCTGGGCGATGGTGAGGTCGACGAACCAGAGACGCTGGGGGCCCTGTCGCTGGCCGCACGCGAACGGCTCGACAACCTCGTGTTCGTCATCAACTGCAACCTGCAACGCCTCGATGGCCCTGTGCGCGGCAACGGCAAGATCATCCAGGAACTCGAGGCCGTGTTCCGGGGCGCAGGCTGGAATGTCGTAAAGCTCATCCACGGCACCGGCTGGGACGAACTGTTCGCCCGCGACGTCGACGGGGTCCTCGTCAACAAGATGAACTCGACAGTCGATGGCGAGTTCCAGCGCTACTCGGTCGAGTCGGGCGCGTACATCCGCGAGCACTTCTTCGGGCCCGACCCGCGCCTGCGCAAGATGGTCGAGCACCTGAGCGACGACGACCTTCGGTTGTTGCCCCGCGGCGGTCACGACTATCGCAAGCTCTACGCGGCGTACAAGGCCGCCGTCGATCACGTCGGTTCGCCGACCGTCATCCTGGCCAAGACGGTAAAGGGCTGGACACTGGGGCCCGACCTCGAAGGCCGCAACGCCACCCACCAGATCAAGAAGCTCAACCGTGATCAGCTCGAGATCATCCGCCAGCGGCTGAACGTCGTTGACCTGGTGCCAGAAGACTTCGACGAGTACGACCCGCCATATTGCATGCCGCCCGAGGATTCGCCCGAGATCCAGTATCTGAAGGCCAGACGCAAGGCCCTCGACGGCCCGCTTCCGAGCCGCGACGGGCACTGGCGCAGGCGGGCTCTGCCGCTGCCGTCCGACGGCCCATTCGACGAGATGGCAGCGGGCAGCGGCAAGATGGAGGTCTCGACCACCATGGCCTTCACCCGCCTGCTTCGCGCCCTGCTGCGCGAGAACGGGTTCGGTGAGCGCGTGGTGCCGATCATCCCCGACGAGGCCCGCACCTTCGGCATGGACTCACTGTTCCGCGAAGTCGGCATCTACGCATCCCAGGGGCAGAAGTACGAGCCGGTCGATCACGACCTGCTGTTGTCGTACACCGAGAAGCGCACCGGCCAGATCCTCGAAGAGGGCATCACCGAAGCAGGCTCGATGGCGTCGTTCACCGCTGCCGCCACGTCGTACGCCACCCGAGGCGTACCGATGGTGCCCTTCTACATCTTCTATTCGATGTTCGGTTTCCAGCGCGTCGGCGACCTGATCTGGGCCGCGGCAGACAGCCGAGCCCGCGGGTTCCTGATCGGCGCCACGGCCGGCCGCACCACTCTGCACGGCGAGGGCCTGCAGCACCAGGACGGCCACAGTCTGCTGTTGGCGTCGACCGTGCCGCCGTGCCAGGCATATGACCCGGCGTTCGCCTACGAACTGGGCGCAATCGTCAAGGACGGGCTGCGGCGCATGTACGAGGCCAACGAGGACGTCTTCTACTACGTCACCGCCTACAACGAGAACTACCTGCAACCTCCGGCGCCCGAGGGTCTAGACGTCGACGGGCTCTTGAGGGGCATGTACCGCTTCGCCGCCGCACCCGACGGACGCGAAGCCGAAGCGACCATCGTGTTCTCGGGTTCGTCGCATTCGGCCGCCCGCGAGGCTGGCGAGATATTGCTCGAGCGCTACGGAATTGCCGTCGACCTCTACAGCGCCACCTCGTACAAGGCGCTTCGCGAGGACGCCATCTCGGCCGAGCGGCACAATCGCCTCCACCCCCACGCCGAGCCGCGGACCCCATATGTCACGCAGCTGTTGTCCTCGGGCAGCGGGCCCGTCGTAGCCGTTTCGGACTTCATGCGGTCGGTTCCAGAGCAGGTTTCGAGGTGGAGCCCACGCGACTGGACGACCCTGGGGACCGACGGTTTCGGCCGTTCCGACACCCGCGAGGCGCTCCGTCGCCACTTCGAGATCGACACGCCCCATGTGGTCGTGGCGGTGCTCGATCGGCTGGCGGCAACCGGCCGCGTCGACAAGGGCACGGTTGCCCAGGCGATCGAGGAGTACGGGCTCGACCCCGACCTCGCCGACCCGTGGAGCTACCTGGCCCACTGA
- a CDS encoding HhH-GPD-type base excision DNA repair protein yields MTPLKVTGDDDADALLNQNPLALMIGMLLDQQIAIELAFKGPYRLAQRLDESHGLALDASAIAGLDVDSVVELFAAKPALHRFPASMAKRTHELCRHLVDSHEGDPTTIWRQAGNGAELARTLRALPGFGAEKTRIFIALLAKRFGVTPEGWQQAAGAFSDDLARSVADVDDPAVLAEIRSYRAELKKAGKPKDG; encoded by the coding sequence ATGACGCCGCTGAAGGTCACGGGCGACGACGACGCCGACGCCCTGCTGAACCAGAACCCGCTGGCACTCATGATCGGCATGTTGCTGGACCAACAGATTGCTATCGAGCTGGCCTTCAAGGGCCCCTACCGGCTGGCACAACGCTTGGACGAATCGCACGGCTTGGCCCTGGACGCGTCGGCCATAGCGGGTCTGGACGTCGACTCTGTGGTCGAGTTGTTCGCGGCAAAGCCGGCATTGCACCGGTTCCCGGCCTCGATGGCCAAGCGGACACACGAGCTGTGCCGTCATCTGGTCGACAGCCACGAAGGCGACCCGACGACGATCTGGCGCCAGGCAGGCAACGGTGCCGAACTGGCGCGCACACTGCGGGCTCTGCCCGGGTTCGGGGCCGAAAAGACCCGGATCTTCATAGCCCTGTTGGCCAAGCGGTTCGGAGTGACCCCCGAGGGCTGGCAGCAGGCTGCCGGGGCCTTCAGCGACGATCTCGCCAGGTCTGTGGCCGACGTCGACGACCCCGCGGTGCTGGCCGAGATCAGGTCGTACAGGGCCGAACTGAAGAAGGCCGGAAAACCCAAAGACGGTTGA
- a CDS encoding alpha/beta hydrolase: MAFESSEITIEQGGPTLEAYLTMPKGAGSSVPGVVLVHGFPSIARPGKPSQSYHLLAERISDELGWAALAVSLRGCGDSEGQFSARGWISDVDRAVATIGENAKRVCLIGSTTGGSLAIVAAALNPAVGAVSAIAARADFDDWAAQPQAFLDHCRRVKVVDEDGYPESLQDWSAELKTFRPIDHVSKLAGRELMVIHGAADRQVPAGDARVLADAHGAAHLRILDGGDHRVRHDPRCVALLFGWLDRQSD, translated from the coding sequence GTGGCGTTCGAATCCAGCGAGATCACCATCGAGCAGGGCGGCCCTACGCTCGAGGCGTACTTGACCATGCCCAAGGGCGCCGGGTCTTCGGTGCCGGGGGTGGTGTTGGTTCACGGGTTCCCGTCCATCGCCCGGCCGGGTAAGCCGAGCCAGTCGTACCACCTGTTGGCCGAGCGCATCAGTGACGAATTGGGCTGGGCCGCGCTGGCGGTCAGCCTCCGCGGTTGTGGCGATTCGGAAGGACAGTTCTCGGCGCGAGGCTGGATTTCCGATGTCGACCGTGCGGTTGCAACCATCGGCGAGAATGCAAAGCGGGTTTGCCTGATCGGCTCAACGACGGGCGGCAGCCTCGCGATTGTGGCGGCGGCGCTGAACCCTGCGGTCGGTGCGGTCAGTGCAATTGCTGCACGGGCCGACTTCGACGATTGGGCGGCCCAACCGCAAGCGTTTCTCGACCATTGTCGCCGGGTGAAGGTGGTCGACGAGGACGGCTATCCCGAGTCTCTGCAGGACTGGTCGGCCGAACTGAAGACGTTCCGACCGATCGATCATGTGTCCAAGCTGGCCGGCCGCGAACTGATGGTCATCCACGGGGCCGCAGACAGGCAGGTGCCCGCCGGTGATGCCAGGGTGCTGGCCGACGCCCACGGCGCAGCGCATCTGCGAATCCTCGACGGTGGCGACCATCGGGTTCGCCACGACCCTCGCTGTGTTGCACTGCTGTTCGGCTGGCTCGACCGCCAGAGCGATTAG